From the Corticium candelabrum chromosome 2, ooCorCand1.1, whole genome shotgun sequence genome, one window contains:
- the LOC134176552 gene encoding trichohyalin-like, whose translation MGKHLRQATRTERSEDFKSRARESEEKRSTRLEAVARQVARRRARETDEERVVRLQQMATHVSDRRARETDEERTLRLEAISSRVSDRRARETDEERVVRLQAMATRDSYRRDRETDEERAATLRLVAEHD comes from the exons ATGGGGAAGCATTTGAGACAAGCGACTAGAACAGAACGTTCTGAAGACTTTAAAAG CCGGGCTCGTGAGAGTGAGGAGAAGCGCTCCACTAGGCTTGAAGCGGTTGCTAGACAGGTCGCTAGAagacgagctcgtgaaactgacgaggaGCGTGTAGTCAGGCTTCAACAGATGGCTACACATGTTTCCGAtagacgagctcgtgaaaccGATGAGGAACGCACTCTCAGGCTAGAAGCGATCTCCTCACGTGTTTCTGAtagacgagctcgtgaaactgacgaaGAGCGTGTTGTCAGGCTACAAGCCATGGCTACACGTGATTCCTATAGACGAGatcgtgaaactgacgaggaGCGTGCCGCTACTCTCCGATTAGTCGCTGAACATGATTAG